The following are from one region of the Achromobacter xylosoxidans genome:
- a CDS encoding ABC transporter permease, whose protein sequence is MPSIVLVLIVLAAWEACVRILQVPAFVVPAPTDIAAVLVERQAELFQASLVTGAEILYGFLYSCLVGIAIALLVDRYAWFGRASYPLIVLFQNVPKIALAPLLILWFGYDLLPKIALIVIMAFFPVTLNMLVGLRSADANLVALLRSIGATPNQILRQVKIPASLPALMAGMKVAITLSVIGAIVGEFVGASAGLGYMIQFASSQMETALVFAALVQISVLGVFFYYVIELIEHRFLGWATH, encoded by the coding sequence ATGCCCAGCATCGTGCTCGTGCTGATCGTCCTGGCGGCCTGGGAGGCCTGTGTCCGCATCCTGCAGGTGCCCGCGTTCGTCGTGCCCGCGCCGACGGACATCGCGGCCGTCCTGGTGGAACGGCAGGCGGAGCTCTTCCAGGCCTCGCTCGTCACGGGCGCGGAGATCCTGTACGGCTTCCTGTACTCGTGCCTGGTGGGCATCGCGATTGCGCTGCTGGTCGACCGCTACGCCTGGTTTGGCCGCGCAAGCTACCCGCTGATCGTGCTGTTCCAGAACGTGCCGAAGATCGCCCTGGCGCCGCTGCTGATTCTCTGGTTCGGGTACGACCTGCTTCCGAAGATCGCCCTGATCGTGATCATGGCCTTCTTCCCGGTCACGCTCAACATGCTGGTCGGCCTGCGGTCGGCCGATGCCAACCTGGTCGCGCTGCTCAGGTCCATCGGCGCGACGCCGAACCAGATACTGCGCCAGGTGAAGATCCCAGCTTCGCTTCCCGCCCTGATGGCGGGAATGAAGGTGGCCATCACGCTGAGCGTCATTGGAGCGATCGTGGGCGAATTCGTGGGCGCTTCGGCCGGGCTGGGCTACATGATCCAGTTCGCATCCAGCCAGATGGAAACAGCGTTGGTATTTGCCGCCCTGGTCCAGATTTCGGTGCTCGGCGTCTTTTTCTACTACGTCATCGAATTGATCGAGCACAGATTTCTGGGTTGGGCCACTCACTAA
- a CDS encoding RidA family protein gives MTYLQQAFGKKNPNLPFHPAVRAGDFVFVSGQVAKDENGVMQEGTIEQLTRSTIEAMRRALQSAGCDLADVVKVTTYLEDARDFGRYNGVFKEYFPDGMLARTTVEARAVIDTKIEIECMAYKPL, from the coding sequence ATGACATATCTACAGCAAGCCTTCGGCAAGAAGAATCCCAACCTCCCCTTCCATCCAGCCGTGCGTGCGGGTGACTTCGTCTTCGTGTCCGGCCAGGTCGCCAAGGATGAGAACGGAGTCATGCAGGAAGGGACCATCGAACAGCTGACTCGCAGCACGATCGAAGCAATGCGCCGCGCCTTGCAGAGCGCCGGCTGCGACCTGGCGGACGTCGTCAAGGTCACGACCTACCTGGAGGATGCGCGCGACTTCGGCCGCTACAACGGCGTCTTCAAGGAGTACTTCCCAGACGGCATGCTGGCGCGCACCACGGTGGAAGCGCGCGCCGTCATCGACACCAAGATAGAGATCGAATGCATGGCCTACAAGCCGCTTTGA
- a CDS encoding aldehyde dehydrogenase family protein, translating to MAGKTHKTASGDVQLPANNGVYYDGGWHAPVNERWTDITAPGTGERLMAVADAGAEDVARAARAARAGARAWRRTAPLARAATLRKMAQRLRDNARELALLDALDCGNPVSEMGSDVMVAAALLDFFAGLVTELKGDTIPMGHDALDYTEREPVGVVARIVAYNHPLLFAMGKLAAPLAAGNAVIIKPPVQAPLSALRCAELIGDLLPPGVFSLIPGGADAGATLAASPDVDMIGLVGSIPTGRRVMQAAATRLKPVALELGGKNPFIACPDVDPALAARAIVDGMNFTWCGQSCGSTSRAFVHRSIYEEVCAKVALACAAFVPGDPTDPATTMGAMISREHRDRVKQAIDAAVAQGARLIAGGGIPRNGVPAGGFYLEPTVFADVAVASPLATEEFFGPVLALIPWDDEQEMLSAVHSLDVGLTAAIWTADLARAHRLAREIDAGFVWINEVGKHFLGAPYGGVKQSGIGRDECIGEMISFTREKNVHINFRPVSPT from the coding sequence ATGGCAGGAAAAACTCATAAGACCGCCTCGGGCGATGTCCAGCTGCCCGCCAACAACGGCGTCTACTATGACGGCGGCTGGCACGCTCCCGTCAACGAACGCTGGACCGACATCACGGCGCCAGGAACCGGCGAACGGCTGATGGCCGTGGCCGATGCGGGCGCCGAAGACGTGGCGCGAGCGGCCCGGGCGGCGCGCGCCGGAGCCCGCGCATGGCGCCGCACGGCCCCGCTGGCCCGGGCCGCCACCTTGCGCAAAATGGCTCAGCGCTTGCGGGACAACGCAAGGGAGCTGGCGCTCCTGGACGCGCTGGACTGCGGCAATCCGGTATCGGAGATGGGGTCCGACGTCATGGTCGCCGCGGCGCTGCTGGATTTCTTCGCTGGCCTCGTGACGGAACTCAAGGGCGACACCATCCCGATGGGACACGACGCGCTGGATTACACCGAGCGGGAGCCCGTCGGCGTCGTGGCGCGCATCGTTGCGTACAACCATCCGCTGCTGTTCGCCATGGGCAAGCTGGCCGCCCCGCTGGCGGCGGGAAATGCCGTGATCATCAAACCGCCGGTGCAGGCGCCTCTGTCTGCCCTGCGTTGCGCGGAGCTGATAGGCGACCTCTTGCCTCCAGGCGTATTTTCGCTGATCCCCGGCGGCGCCGACGCCGGGGCCACACTGGCCGCCAGTCCGGACGTCGACATGATCGGCCTGGTGGGCAGCATTCCCACCGGGCGCAGGGTGATGCAAGCCGCGGCGACGCGGCTCAAACCCGTGGCGCTGGAACTGGGTGGCAAGAACCCGTTTATCGCCTGCCCGGATGTCGACCCCGCGCTGGCGGCGCGCGCGATCGTCGACGGCATGAACTTTACGTGGTGCGGACAGTCCTGCGGGTCCACCAGCCGGGCCTTCGTGCACCGGTCCATCTATGAGGAAGTCTGCGCCAAGGTGGCGCTGGCTTGCGCCGCGTTCGTGCCGGGAGACCCGACCGATCCCGCCACGACCATGGGCGCGATGATCAGCCGCGAGCACCGCGACCGCGTCAAGCAGGCGATCGACGCTGCCGTGGCGCAAGGCGCCCGCCTGATCGCGGGCGGAGGCATCCCCCGGAACGGCGTCCCCGCAGGCGGCTTCTATCTGGAACCGACCGTCTTTGCGGACGTGGCCGTCGCCTCGCCATTGGCCACCGAGGAATTCTTCGGCCCCGTACTGGCGCTCATTCCGTGGGATGACGAGCAAGAGATGCTTTCGGCAGTGCACAGCCTGGACGTTGGTCTGACCGCCGCAATCTGGACGGCGGACCTGGCGCGCGCCCACCGGCTCGCCCGTGAAATCGATGCGGGATTCGTCTGGATCAATGAAGTCGGCAAGCACTTTCTTGGCGCGCCGTATGGCGGGGTCAAGCAATCAGGCATCGGCCGCGATGAGTGCATCGGCGAGATGATCTCGTTTACCCGGGAAAAGAATGTCCACATCAACTTCAGGCCAGTGAGCCCGACATGA
- a CDS encoding GMC family oxidoreductase translates to MKAEYDYIIVGAGSAGCVLANRLSKDPAVSVLVIEAGPWDRDPLIHIPLGWGKILQQRLHDWGYDAEPAPHADGRAIECARGKVVGGSSSTNAMAFVRGHPKDYARWARHYDLPEWSFEEVLPYFRRLEDWEDGQTGDRGADGPLRVQRCRYQDPLLDAFSTAARQAGHPWLDDYNASPAGGFSRLQMSIRRGRRCSAATAYLRPALRRPNLTVVTLAHVLGVDFDGSRAVGLRFARQGRTTAVRARHEVILAAGAINTPAILMHSGIGPAQTLRGAGIGVRLERAGVGENLQDHISVIVTARRREPGPFVHGMRLDRIGVSMARAYLGGEGFAGDVPGGIVGFVQPDGADTPDLQFLLTAAPFNAHPWLNPVRKPFTDGFAVRTVLLHPHSRGKITVASADPLAPPRINQNFLANDADRIRVRESVRIARTLLDQPALGDYVATELAPGGGVIDDAAIDAFVRKTAITVHHPGGTCRMGGENDPMAVVDSRMRCIGIPGLRIVDASVMPDLTSGNINAPVLMLAERASDWILEEAR, encoded by the coding sequence ATGAAGGCGGAATACGACTACATCATCGTCGGCGCAGGCTCCGCTGGCTGCGTGCTGGCCAATCGTTTGAGCAAGGACCCGGCAGTCTCGGTGCTGGTCATCGAAGCGGGCCCCTGGGACCGAGACCCGCTCATCCACATTCCCCTGGGATGGGGCAAGATCCTGCAGCAACGTTTGCATGACTGGGGCTACGACGCCGAGCCTGCCCCGCATGCCGATGGCCGCGCCATCGAATGCGCGCGCGGCAAGGTTGTAGGCGGAAGTTCATCGACCAATGCGATGGCGTTCGTGCGCGGCCATCCCAAGGATTACGCACGCTGGGCGCGGCATTACGATCTGCCCGAGTGGAGTTTCGAGGAAGTCCTGCCCTATTTCCGCCGCCTGGAGGACTGGGAGGACGGACAGACCGGTGACCGCGGCGCTGACGGCCCCCTGCGGGTGCAGCGCTGCCGCTACCAGGATCCGTTGCTCGACGCCTTCTCCACGGCCGCCCGCCAGGCCGGGCACCCCTGGCTCGACGATTACAACGCCTCGCCGGCAGGCGGCTTCTCGCGCCTGCAGATGTCGATCCGGCGCGGACGCCGATGCAGTGCCGCCACGGCCTATTTGCGCCCCGCATTGCGCCGCCCCAACCTGACCGTGGTCACGCTGGCGCATGTCCTTGGCGTGGACTTCGACGGCAGCCGCGCGGTCGGCTTGCGCTTTGCCAGACAGGGCCGCACCACGGCCGTCAGGGCTCGCCATGAGGTGATTCTTGCCGCAGGGGCCATCAACACGCCCGCGATCCTGATGCACTCGGGGATCGGCCCCGCTCAGACATTGCGCGGTGCCGGTATAGGCGTCAGGCTGGAGCGCGCCGGAGTGGGTGAAAACCTGCAGGACCATATCTCCGTCATCGTCACCGCGCGCCGCCGAGAGCCGGGCCCGTTCGTGCACGGCATGCGCCTGGACCGCATCGGCGTCTCCATGGCGCGCGCCTATCTCGGCGGCGAGGGCTTTGCCGGCGACGTTCCAGGCGGCATAGTGGGATTTGTGCAGCCAGACGGCGCGGATACGCCGGACCTGCAATTTCTCCTGACAGCGGCGCCTTTCAACGCTCATCCCTGGCTCAATCCGGTGCGCAAGCCTTTCACCGACGGGTTTGCCGTCCGAACGGTGCTGCTGCACCCCCATAGCCGCGGCAAGATCACCGTCGCCAGCGCGGACCCGTTGGCACCGCCCCGGATCAACCAGAACTTTCTGGCGAACGACGCAGACCGGATCAGGGTACGCGAGTCGGTGCGTATCGCGCGGACCTTGCTGGACCAGCCTGCGCTTGGTGATTACGTCGCCACCGAGCTTGCGCCGGGCGGCGGCGTAATCGATGACGCAGCGATCGACGCATTCGTCCGAAAGACTGCCATCACGGTTCACCATCCCGGCGGCACTTGCAGGATGGGAGGCGAAAACGACCCAATGGCAGTCGTCGACAGCCGTATGCGCTGCATCGGCATTCCAGGCCTGCGCATCGTCGATGCCTCGGTCATGCCGGACCTGACCTCGGGCAACATCAACGCGCCCGTGCTCATGCTGGCGGAGCGCGCCTCGGACTGGATACTGGAGGAGGCGCGTTGA
- a CDS encoding LVIVD repeat-containing protein codes for MAKAWNTSLVAHVDCEGGGQVWVEGNTMFVSHMRPPYGTSIYDVADPRRPRLLASLEVPMGWHSHKVRAKDGLMIVNYEKFRAGADDFGGGLGIYDVSRPDRPRLIKHWKTGTEGGGVHRYDFDGRYAYISPTAPGFVGNIVKILDLQEPSRPEEVGSWWIPGQNMQAGEDYPWDNYVPPRCHHPLRMGNRLYVSYWHHGMFILDIEDLSRPKLVSQFNTGPAHPHPTHTALPIPMLLKGRQILVVADEDVAKLRPSPPAFTWLFDITDERQPIPVSTFQVDGVDPDGTPKEPMSGCHQPAERFTGSVLPFAWFARGLRLVDISDPFRPREVGYYEPDTPAGFERVSSNDVTTDSRGLLYLLDRQRGLDIIESSVYGN; via the coding sequence TTGGCTAAAGCTTGGAATACCTCGTTGGTGGCCCATGTGGACTGCGAGGGCGGCGGGCAGGTCTGGGTGGAAGGGAACACGATGTTCGTGTCCCATATGCGGCCACCCTATGGCACCTCCATCTATGACGTGGCGGATCCGCGGCGGCCCCGGCTGCTGGCCTCGCTCGAGGTGCCGATGGGATGGCATTCGCACAAGGTCCGGGCCAAGGACGGCCTGATGATCGTCAACTATGAAAAGTTCCGCGCCGGCGCGGACGATTTTGGCGGCGGACTGGGCATCTACGACGTCAGCCGTCCGGACCGCCCCCGCCTCATCAAGCACTGGAAGACGGGAACGGAGGGCGGAGGCGTGCATCGCTACGACTTCGATGGCCGCTATGCGTACATTTCGCCCACGGCTCCCGGCTTCGTCGGCAATATCGTGAAGATACTGGACCTGCAGGAACCATCGCGTCCCGAAGAAGTGGGAAGCTGGTGGATCCCTGGCCAGAACATGCAGGCCGGCGAGGACTATCCGTGGGACAACTATGTTCCGCCCCGCTGCCACCACCCGCTGCGCATGGGGAACCGGCTGTACGTGTCCTATTGGCACCACGGCATGTTCATCCTGGATATCGAGGACTTGTCGCGCCCCAAGCTGGTATCGCAATTCAACACCGGCCCGGCGCATCCTCATCCGACGCACACGGCCCTGCCGATTCCCATGCTGTTGAAAGGCCGGCAGATCCTGGTCGTCGCCGATGAAGACGTCGCCAAGCTGCGCCCGTCTCCACCAGCCTTCACCTGGCTGTTCGACATCACCGACGAACGCCAGCCCATTCCGGTCTCGACGTTCCAGGTCGATGGCGTCGATCCGGACGGCACACCCAAAGAACCCATGTCGGGCTGTCACCAGCCCGCCGAACGCTTCACGGGCAGCGTCCTGCCCTTTGCGTGGTTCGCGCGCGGCTTGCGGCTGGTCGACATCAGCGATCCCTTCAGGCCCAGGGAGGTCGGCTATTACGAGCCTGACACGCCCGCCGGGTTCGAGCGGGTCTCGTCGAACGACGTTACGACCGACTCGCGCGGCCTGCTCTATCTGCTGGACAGGCAGCGCGGGCTGGACATCATCGAAAGCTCCGTCTACGGAAACTGA
- a CDS encoding ABC transporter ATP-binding protein → MHKPPDGSQIRARGLTVDFDTRAGRVRVLNDIDVDIAKGSFTSIIGPSGCGKSTLLKVFAGLVPPTGGDVRVAGVAPTEAVRQRRVGMVFQEAALMPWRTALENVCSLMHLVHARPRQEILQRGREMLRLVGLEYAADRYPKQLSGGMRQRVSIARALALDPEVLMMDEPFGALDAITRETMSDFLLEIWQRTGKTIVFVTHSIDEAVYLSDRVYVMATNPARIVDCLPVALPGPRSEATFAKPEFHEKSYQLRQLLKTGHAQGSAS, encoded by the coding sequence ATGCACAAACCGCCAGACGGCTCTCAGATCCGCGCGCGCGGACTGACTGTCGACTTCGACACCCGCGCCGGACGTGTGCGGGTGCTCAACGACATTGACGTCGACATCGCGAAGGGATCCTTCACTTCCATCATCGGCCCATCCGGCTGCGGCAAGAGCACCCTGTTGAAGGTCTTTGCCGGATTGGTGCCGCCCACCGGCGGCGACGTCCGCGTGGCCGGCGTCGCGCCCACGGAAGCGGTGCGCCAGCGCCGCGTGGGCATGGTCTTCCAGGAAGCCGCGCTCATGCCCTGGCGCACGGCGCTGGAGAACGTCTGCTCGCTGATGCACCTGGTGCATGCCCGACCCAGGCAGGAAATTCTCCAGCGCGGGCGCGAAATGCTGCGACTCGTCGGGCTGGAGTATGCGGCCGACCGCTATCCCAAGCAGCTGTCCGGCGGCATGCGCCAGCGGGTTTCCATCGCGCGGGCCTTGGCCCTGGATCCCGAGGTACTGATGATGGACGAGCCGTTCGGCGCACTGGACGCCATCACCCGCGAAACCATGAGCGACTTCCTGCTGGAAATCTGGCAGCGCACCGGCAAGACCATCGTCTTCGTCACCCATTCCATCGACGAAGCCGTTTACCTCTCGGATCGGGTCTATGTCATGGCCACCAATCCCGCTCGCATCGTCGACTGTCTGCCGGTCGCGCTGCCGGGCCCGCGCAGCGAGGCCACGTTCGCCAAGCCCGAATTCCATGAGAAGTCCTATCAGCTTCGCCAGCTGCTCAAAACGGGCCACGCCCAGGGGAGCGCATCATGA
- a CDS encoding ABC transporter substrate-binding protein → MRSSWRFSALFGVLALFSGAVHAKDAVTVQLDWVVRGNHAPFFVAKEKGYFADQGIDVTAIRKGTGSTDALRLVANGNADFGFSDLPTLMVGRSQGVANSALLAVNQKTPLAIISLKKNFDLQNARQLKDANIGVHPSGSTYIFLKAALAKNGLALADIKQSTVSPPYENLLLLNRVNVVPGYIDAEVPELEHKAGGPGSLSILHGEDLGIQSYGSGVFTSDKNIAQRPDLVQRFVTAYAKAFADVIQNPEAAADTLIKNNPEYKGKKEMLVAQLRADLDFTFFSEHTRTHGIGWIDPALWRSSATLFKEQGALSPSFDETQGFDTRFLEKAQALKQ, encoded by the coding sequence ATGAGATCGAGTTGGAGATTCAGCGCGCTCTTCGGAGTGCTGGCACTGTTCAGCGGCGCCGTCCACGCCAAGGACGCAGTCACCGTGCAACTGGACTGGGTCGTGCGCGGCAATCACGCGCCCTTCTTCGTCGCCAAGGAGAAAGGCTACTTCGCGGACCAAGGCATCGATGTGACGGCGATCCGCAAGGGAACGGGCTCCACCGACGCTTTGCGGCTGGTGGCCAACGGGAACGCCGACTTCGGCTTTTCCGATCTGCCGACCCTGATGGTGGGACGATCGCAAGGAGTGGCCAATTCGGCGCTGCTGGCGGTAAACCAGAAAACGCCGCTGGCGATCATTTCGCTGAAGAAGAACTTCGATCTGCAGAACGCCAGGCAGCTGAAGGACGCCAACATTGGCGTGCATCCCAGCGGTTCGACCTACATCTTCCTGAAGGCCGCACTGGCCAAGAACGGCCTGGCGCTGGCGGACATCAAGCAGTCGACCGTATCGCCGCCTTACGAAAACCTGTTGCTGCTGAACCGGGTAAACGTGGTGCCGGGCTACATCGACGCCGAGGTTCCCGAGCTCGAGCACAAGGCGGGAGGGCCGGGTTCCCTGTCCATCCTGCACGGCGAGGACCTGGGCATCCAGAGCTATGGCTCGGGCGTATTCACGTCGGACAAGAACATTGCTCAGCGCCCGGATCTCGTCCAGAGGTTCGTGACGGCCTATGCCAAGGCCTTCGCCGACGTGATCCAGAACCCGGAAGCGGCCGCCGACACGCTGATCAAGAACAACCCCGAGTACAAGGGCAAGAAGGAAATGCTGGTGGCGCAGTTGCGCGCAGATCTGGACTTCACGTTCTTCAGCGAGCACACCCGGACGCATGGCATCGGCTGGATCGATCCAGCCCTGTGGCGCTCATCCGCGACGCTCTTCAAGGAACAAGGTGCGCTGTCGCCTTCCTTCGACGAAACCCAGGGCTTCGACACGCGCTTCCTCGAAAAAGCGCAAGCTCTGAAGCAGTGA
- a CDS encoding cupin domain-containing protein: MHGTHPASSTREADLSAMYEQIERRSMFPFWARENEAHDDIKQLVSGPKAVPFRWSYKEDIQPLLAESARLISTENTDRRSLILVNPGLAPRRATVSTLYTAYRQNDPNEIMPPHSHTASAIRFGLTGQQNFTGVEGEDITFLPGDMVLTPRDTWHNHGNLGNESAINLSVLDYPLVENLNALSFKHDYQENGAVVRKQSARFQTEYSRTVYGVGGLTPRFIDHRRGGGDSSPMFVYRYDAMRELLYRFRDWDESPHEGLLIEYTHPLRGGPVYRTMTFFMQMVRPGEQTLPLKQTANLLVAPFSGQGAMTIGDESFPLEPFDTVAVPSDTWVQYRNDHTEPLILFIASDEPALRAMGLFHQWGRTAQGDLIELV, from the coding sequence ATGCACGGAACCCATCCCGCCAGCAGCACTCGCGAAGCGGATTTGTCGGCCATGTATGAGCAGATCGAGCGGAGATCCATGTTTCCGTTCTGGGCGCGCGAGAACGAGGCGCACGATGACATCAAACAGCTCGTCAGCGGCCCCAAGGCCGTGCCCTTCCGCTGGTCGTACAAAGAGGACATCCAGCCCCTGCTAGCCGAATCGGCGCGGCTGATCTCGACCGAAAACACCGACCGGCGCTCGCTGATCCTGGTCAATCCGGGCCTGGCCCCGCGCCGCGCAACGGTATCGACCCTCTACACCGCGTACCGTCAGAACGATCCCAACGAGATCATGCCTCCGCACTCGCACACCGCGAGCGCCATCCGCTTTGGGCTGACGGGCCAGCAGAACTTTACTGGCGTAGAGGGTGAAGACATCACTTTCCTGCCGGGCGACATGGTGCTCACGCCGCGCGACACCTGGCACAACCATGGCAATCTCGGCAACGAGTCCGCCATCAACCTATCGGTGCTTGACTACCCGCTGGTCGAAAACCTCAACGCGCTGAGCTTCAAGCACGACTACCAGGAAAACGGCGCAGTCGTGCGCAAGCAGAGCGCCCGCTTCCAGACCGAGTATTCGCGCACGGTCTATGGCGTGGGAGGCCTGACGCCCCGCTTTATCGACCATCGGCGCGGCGGCGGCGACTCATCGCCCATGTTCGTATATCGCTACGACGCCATGCGCGAGCTGCTCTACCGCTTCCGGGACTGGGACGAATCGCCGCACGAAGGCTTGCTCATTGAATACACGCATCCGTTGCGGGGCGGCCCGGTGTACCGGACGATGACCTTCTTCATGCAAATGGTCCGCCCCGGAGAGCAGACCCTGCCGCTGAAGCAGACGGCCAATCTCCTGGTGGCTCCGTTTTCCGGACAAGGCGCGATGACGATCGGCGACGAGAGCTTCCCGCTCGAGCCCTTCGATACCGTGGCCGTGCCCAGCGACACCTGGGTCCAGTACCGCAACGACCACACCGAACCATTGATCCTCTTCATCGCCAGCGACGAGCCGGCGCTGCGCGCAATGGGGCTTTTCCATCAGTGGGGCCGCACCGCGCAGGGCGACCTCATTGAGTTGGTCTGA
- a CDS encoding glutathione S-transferase family protein — protein sequence MLEVLGRATSGNVQKVLFLLEELKVPYVRKDYGKTFEGTTLTGEYKAINPTQKVPTLRDGDLHIWESHTILRYIANTHEGETLYPADPAARSQVERWMDWTLASLNVAYLAGFKEAKLPPEELTEAAAKLLSAELTLLDGHLAGKTWVAGDAISLADICLAPLVRRCLKFPHAKPELPNLKAWMKRVEDRPAFATAVAAG from the coding sequence ATGTTGGAAGTTCTCGGCCGCGCCACGTCCGGCAATGTTCAGAAAGTACTGTTCCTGCTCGAGGAGCTGAAGGTTCCCTACGTGCGCAAAGACTACGGCAAGACATTCGAAGGCACGACGCTCACTGGGGAATACAAGGCCATCAACCCCACGCAGAAAGTGCCAACGCTGCGCGACGGTGACCTCCACATCTGGGAATCGCACACGATCCTGCGCTACATCGCCAACACGCACGAGGGCGAAACCCTGTACCCCGCCGACCCGGCAGCCCGCAGCCAGGTCGAGCGCTGGATGGACTGGACTTTGGCATCGCTGAACGTCGCGTACCTGGCGGGTTTCAAGGAAGCCAAGCTGCCTCCCGAAGAGCTGACCGAGGCCGCGGCGAAACTGTTGAGCGCGGAACTAACCCTGCTCGATGGTCACCTGGCGGGCAAGACCTGGGTGGCGGGCGACGCGATCTCCTTGGCCGATATCTGCCTGGCCCCGCTGGTCCGGCGCTGCCTGAAGTTCCCGCACGCCAAACCCGAATTGCCCAACCTGAAGGCATGGATGAAACGGGTCGAGGACAGGCCGGCCTTTGCCACGGCCGTCGCGGCCGGTTGA